In Spirosoma pollinicola, the genomic window TGATAATTATACGAGGTTTTCTTAACGGCATCAGATAGGTTAATGCCCGTTGTCGACCCCATTTGGGTTGATCCCAGACCCGGCACCGTTCCGGAAAGAGACACCGCTTTTACCTGCGCCTGATCGAGCAGCATTTGCCGAAACGCACCGTAATCCTGCCGGGCATCATTTCCGACCGGCGCTTTCACTACAAGGGTATGATCCAAGTTTAGCCCCAGGTTCTGCTCCCGAAGGAAATTGACCTGCCGGTAAACGACGAATGTTTGCACGAGCAGAATCAGGGTGATGGCAAATTGAAAAACCACCAGCGACTTACGCAGCAAAATACCTTTGGTGGAATGCGAGAAACTGCCTTTCAGAACGGTAATCGGATCGAACGACGACAGCACGAAGGCCGGGTAAAACCCCGATAGCAGTATACTCAGCAACAGAAATGCTCCTGTGCTTTCCCAGAAAAACACATCCCGGAACACCGTAAAACCTTCGGGCAGACCCGCCACCTCGACAAACACCGGACGAAGAGCTGCGACTAACCCCACCGCCAGGGCTCCGGCAACGACATTGACCAGCACCGTTTCTATGAAAATCTGGGTTCTGATCTGGTTCTGGGTGGAGCCAACGACCTTTCTCATGCCAATTTCCCGCGCCCGATCGAGGGCTTTGGCCGTGGTCAGATTCACATAGTTGACAAAGGCGCTCAAGAGCACCAGAAACGCCACGCCCAGCAGAAAGTAGACCGACCGCGCTTCGCCATTCGGTTCTACTTCAAATGTTTTATGCGAATACAGGTGAATGTCGCCGATCTTCTGGCCGATCACTTTCGAGTTTATTATCTTTTTGTCTTTAACCAATCGGTCGCTGAAAGCCGCCAGCGATTTGGTAAATCCTTCATACGTGGCTTTTTCAGCTAATTGCACATAGGTATACGTATTGTTGTTGTTCCAGTTGTCTTCCCATTCGCCAAAATCCGACAGCATAGTCGGGTATGAGAGAAGCATATCAAATTTCAGGTGCGTGTTGACCGGACTGTCCGGCACTACGCCCACGATCTCTGCCAGAACGTTACCGTTTGACTTTGGGATTTTCAGGGTTTTGCCCAGCACGTCGAGCGTTTTGAAGTGAGTCAACGCCATCGTTTCTGTTAGAACAACCTGCCGGGGACGCGTAAAGAGGTCTTTCCGGTTACCACGCAAAAGCGGGTAGTTGAACATGGAGAAAAAAGAAGAATCGACGGCATAGGCGTTATTCAATATAAAATAATTAGTGCCAATCTGAACTGTCACATTAGGTTTGAGAATAGCATAGGCGCGGGTATGGTTGACGACTTCATTCATTTCCCGTTTGGCTTTGGCACCAATCGGGGGAAAATTTTCGGCATCCTGCGCATCCACCGTGCCCCCGTTCATGTAGTCTATGGTGAGCCGCACAATCCGGTCAGCCAGTGGGTTTGACTGCTCGTAACTCAGTTCGAAGCGCACATACTGGATAATGAGCAACGCCACGGCCAAGCCGGTAGCCAGTCCCACCACGTTGATGAGCGTGAACGTACTATCCTTCCTGAAGATGCGTAATGCGATTTTGATGTAGTTTGTGAGCATATGTAGTACCGACCGTCCCGGTCGGGCGATAAGGGCCATGTTAGTATTAAAACCATCGGGTCTGTAGCGACAACGCATGCGTTGTCGCTGCGTCGACGTGCGTTACTCAGATCGTAATGATTTAACTGGGTTCATTTGGGCGGCTTTGATACTTTGAAAACTTACGGTTATAAAAGCAATGGCTAGTGCAAGTCCGCCCGCTACGCCGAAGATCCACCACGGAATGGCAATCTTGTAGGCGAAATTCTGCAACCATTTGTTCATGGCCCACCAGCCAATGGGCGAAGCAATCAGGATGGCCACGATAACCAGCGTCAGAAAATCTTTGGAGAGCAGCAGGATAATATTGGTGACCGATGCGCCGAGGACTTTGCGAACGCCAATCTCCTTGGTCCGTTGCTGTGCGGAAAAAGCCGCCAGTCCAAATAGACCCAGACACGAAATCAGAATAGAGATGATCGTGAAGTAGCTCACAATGCGCGACGTGCGAGCCTCCGTCACGTAATTCTTCTGGAAATCCTCATTCAGGAACGTGTAGGTAAACGGTTCGTCGGGACGTAATGTCTTCCACTTCTGTTCCAGAAAAGGCAGTATACTCGCCATATTGGCTGTTTTGGTGTGTACAATGATGTAATTGTAATTCGGTTGGCTACTCAGCAGAAAGCAATACGGTTCAATTTTCTGGTGCAGGTTTTCGAAATGGAAATCTTTGAGTACACCCACAATCTCATAATGGCGGGTCTCTCCCTGCCAGTCGAAATTTAGTTTTTGCCCGACTGCTTTAGTCAATGGGAGCTGGAATTCTCGTAAGGTCGCTTCATTGACAATGATTCGGTTCGTGGTATCGCCCGGAAATTGCCTGGAAAAAAGCCGACCCGTCAGCAATTTGAACCCCATTGTTTGCAGGTAATCGTAATCGACCCAGTTCGTTTCTACACTTTTGCCGGTCATTGCCCCGCGTTCCGGACGGTACAGCAAAAAGTCAGTGGCATTGGGAATACCAGGATAAAACTGTGTTCCAGCGGCTCCCAGCACCTGATTGTTTTGCAGGATTTCATGATGATAAGCGGTGTAAGCCGCGTGTGCTTCGCGGCTGCTAAGCGGAATGGCAATTTGCTGGTCCTGCGTGAAGCCCAGCGACGTATTTCGTAAAAAACGCATCTGCTCCTGAATCACGAGGGTCGATAACACGAGCCCGACTGAAATCACAAACTGAAAAACGGCCAGACTTCGACGCAGCGTTACTGCCGATAACGTATTGCTGGCTTTTCCATTCGCGCCCCGGCTGTTGGTGACGCCACCTTTCAGTACCTGCACGGGATTGAACAGCGAGAGATAGAAAGCCGGATAGCTGCCCGCCAACAAACCTGTAAGCAGCGCAAGGGCTGTAAACGCCAGAATAATACGGGGTTCGACTAATTCACCGAACTGCAATGACTTCGCTGTTAGCTGGTTGAATACAGGCAGGAATACCATAACCAGGCCAAGTGCGATGAGAAGCGCCAGCAAAGACAGCACCATCGACTCACCCAGAAACTGCGCGATGAGTGAACCTCGTTCGGCACCCATCACCTTTCGAACGCCCACCTCAGCCGCCCGTTTTGCTGAGCGGGCCGTAGACAGGTTCATGAAATTGATGCAGGCAATGAGTAGCGTAAATAAAGCAATCGACGCCAGTATATAGAGGTAGGTTTTTGAGTTGGTTGGCGTAACCACCGTGCCCAACTGGTCGGCCAGGTGCAGGTCCGAAACCGGCACCAGAAAAAGCTGTTTATCGAAACCAACATTCTTCAAATCGTTGCTGGCGTACTTCTTCATGAAGGCCGGAAACTTTGCCTCTAACTGAGCAGGATCGGTGCCGGGCCGCAATTTCAGGTAGGTGACAAACATGTTGTTACAGCAGAAATCCATTTTGGCATCTCGAAGATAGCTGCCAACCCAGCCCGCCGAAATGGGAAGAAAGAATCTGGCGTCGATGTGGGAGCGCGCACTTTCGTCGCGGTAAACGCCGGTTACTTTAAAGTCCTCGCCATTCCCCGACGTGCCGCCAATTCGGATCAGTTTGTTGAGTGCGGGAACACTGCCGAACAGCTTGCGGGCAATTTCCTCCGACAGCACCACCGAGTGTTGGTCGGAGAGGGCTGTGCGGACGTTGCCTTCCGTGAACTGGTAGGAAAACAAGTCGAAAAAGGTTGAGTCGACCTGATAGCCCTTTGTTTCGTAGAACGACTTGACCGTCTTGCCACTTTCTCGTACCTGCAAAAGGGCTTTGTCGTCGATAATGTTGGTCCAGAGTCGGCCAGCCTCTTCAATTTCCGGAAACTCCGACTTTAGCGCAAAGGCGTAGGGAGCCGAAGCTGCCGAACCCATTTCGCTGTCCGGGTTCTTATTGGCCTTGCCAATGATCGTTTTCTGCGCCATTAGGTACAGTTCATTGGTGTGCTGCTGGTGCTTATCGTAGGCTAATTCACTGCGGATATAGAGCAGCAGCGACATACAGCACGCCATCCCGACAGACAGTCCAACTATGTTGATTGCGGAGAATGACTTACTTCTCAGCAGGTTGCGAATCGCAATTTTTAGATAGTTTGTGAGCATGGGAAGGGTGACGCACCGGTCTTTACATTATTCGGAACGAAGTGATTTCACGGGATCCATCAACGCGGCTTTCACGCTTTGGAAACCGACGGTCAGCAAGGCAATGCCCACGGCCAGCAATCCCGCCAGGGCAAATAGCCACCAGGAAAGATCAATCCGGTAGGCGAAATCGTTCAGCCAGCGATCCATCGCAAACCAGGCAATGGGTACGGCCAAAACGATAGCGATCAGCACGAGTTTTAAAAAATCTTTGGACAAAAGAGCAATGATGCTAACGACGGATGCGCCCAGTACTTTTCGAACGCCAATTTCTTTAGTCCGTTGTTCGGCCGTGAACGCGGCCAGACCAAACAGACCCAGACAGGCAATGACAATGGATATCACCGCAAAAACGGTGAACAGCTGACTTGTTTTCTGCTCCGTTTTGTATAGAAACGCAAATCGATCGTCCAGAAATGAATAGGTGAACGGAGCCGACGGGTTAAATGCTTCCCACTGTTTCCTGAACGACGCGATGACATCAGCCATATCGGCCGCTTTAACTTTCACGATGATTGCGCCGGAGTTACGCCCCAGGAGCATCATCAGCGGGGCTATTTTTTGCCGGGCCGACGCATAATGAAAGTCTTTCACAACGCCAATGATGGTGAATTCATGTTGTCCGGAACGAACAATTGTTTTGCCTATCGGACTGGTATTTCCCAGCCCTAACTCACGGGCGGCTGTTTCGTTGATAACTGTGGCGGTGGAATCCGTTGAGAAATCTTTGGAAAAAGACCGGCCTTCGGTCAATTCCATTCCCAGCGTCTTCAGGTAATCTTCGTCAACATGATAAATATGGGTAGTGATTTCGGCGTGCCCTTTCGTGTCGTTCTCCCGTTTGGCGTAGATCACTGACCCATCCATATTGCTCATACCAACCGGAATGTTGCCCGAAAGGCTGGCCTGAATAACGCGACTGTCTTGCTGAAGCTGCTGTTTGAAAACGGGCTCGTTTTGCCCCAGCATATACGAATCCTGAATAACCAGCACTTGATCTCTGTCGAAACCAACTTTCTTGTTTTGCATGAAATGTAACTGCTGGTATGTTACCATCGTGGCCACGATCAGCGTTCCGGAAACGGCGAACTGGAATACCACCAGCCCACTCCTGAGGTTGCTGCGACGACTGGTTTGTACCGCTGATCCGCCTTTTAAAACCGTTGTTATTTTTGAAAAAGAGAGCAGAAATGCCGGGTAAGCACCCGCCAGAATACCGACGAAAATGCCAAATACCAGGAGTAGGGCAAGGTTTTGTACCGATAGTAAGGTGCGAATCGAAATTTCTTTTCCAGCCAGTTCATTAAAGGAGGGCAATAGCAAACCAACGGCAAAAACAGCCAGGAGCAGGGCAATGAACGTCAGTAAAGTAGACTCAAGTAAAAATTGCCGGATCAACTGGGTTTTGACCGAACCCATTACTTTACGAATACCAATTTCTTTCGAGCGCCCTGCGGCCCCCGCCGTCGATAAGTTCGTGAAATTGACAATGGCCAGGAGTAGAATAAAGATCGCCAGAATGCTGAATATGTATACCGAGTTAATATCGCCGTTGGCCGCCAGTTCATATTTAGTCGCCGAATAGAGGTGAATGTCGGTCAATGGCATCAGGAAAAACCGGAATGTATGGACCGATTTCTGCGCTTCGGCCATGCTAACGCCCATATCAACCTTTATTTCCGGAACTACGTATTTGGCTACCAGTTGGGGAAATTTAGCTTCCAGTCTTTTCGGATCTGCGGCTTTGTTCAGGACTAAATAGGTGTAATACCCGACATTGCTCCAGGTTGGCGACTTCGTGGGCAAATCGGCCATACTTAAAAATGCGTCGAATTGAAAGTGCGTGTTGCCAGGGATTCTGTCAATAACGCCGGTCACTTTTCGCACCTCCTGCCCTTTGCCGAAGAATAATGCCTTGCCTATCGCCGGACTTGTACCAAAATATTTCTGCGCAAAAGCTTTCGTAACGACCACAGAGCCAGGTTCTTTCAGCGCTGTTTTTATGTCGCCCTCCAGCATGGGAATGGAGAAGGTTTCCAGAAAGTTAGAGTCGGCCATGGCAATGGATTGCTCCTTGAACTGCTTATCCTGGTAGCGCATAAATACCTGACTCCACGGTAACAGGCGGGTAACTGCCAGCACCTCCGGAAACGCAGCCTTGATCCCCGGTCCAACAGCCGCATCAACATTAGAGAAATCCGTAATGCCGCCATTCTCTGTCAAATGAAGCTCTACCCGATGTATCTGGTTTGCCAACGTCGGATAGCGGTCATAACTAAGCTCATTCGTAACGAAAGCCGCAATCAGAATACAGCAGCTAATCCCGACGGCCAGACCTACAATGTTAATGAATGAAAAAACCTTGTTTTTCATCAGGTTCCGCCACGAAATTTTGAAATAGTTTCTGATCATGTTTGTGTAGAGCCGCAATCCCTTGCGGCTGTTTGGCGTCAGCAATTTTGGCGTTAATAAAAAACTATCCGGGTGCTGAGACGCGAAGTATCTCGTCTCTACACAGTTATTCCGAACGCAATGATTTTACCGGATTCATCAACGCAGCTTTCACGCTTTGAAAACTGACCGTTAGTAGGGCAATCAGTACCGTCAGGCCACCGGCCAGCAGGAATACCCACCAATGGATATCGGTACGGTAGGCGAAGTCGCTGAGCCAGGTGTGCATGGCATACCAGGCTACGGGCGAGGCAATGACCAGCGCGACCAATACCAGTTTCATGAAGTCCTGGGAAAATAGAGCCACCAGGCTTAGTTCAGAGGCACCCAGCACTTTGCGAATGCCGATTTCCTTGGTCCGCTGCTCCGCCATGAACATCGACAGACCAAACAAACCCAGGCAGGAAATTAAGATAGCCACCCCCGCGAAGATGCTGAACAGCGTCTGCTGTGTTTGCTCACGGGCGTAGAGCCGGTCAAAGCGGGTGTCCAGAAACTGATAGTCGAACGGACGTTGCGGAAAATAGCGTTTCCAGACCGACTCGACCTGCTGAATACTCGCCGTAACGTTCCCGTTGAGGGGTATCGAAATCCAGTTGAGCTGGCGGGGCGTCAGGATCATGGCCAGCGCGGCCACCTGCTGGTGTAAGGACTCGAAGTGGTAATCTTTCGTTACGCCAATGATCTGGCCTTTGGCGGGTCCATACTGAAACGGTTTGCCAATGGCCTGCTCGGGTGTCCAGCCCAGTTGCCGGGCCGCCGTTTCGTTCAGCACGATCATCGACGTATCGGTGGAGTAGGCGCGGGAGAAATTACGTCCGGCCGCCATACCGATCTGATAGGCCGGAATGAAATCGTAATCGACGCGCAGACCGCGCAGGTTAATTTTTACGGGGGCCATACTATCGCCTTTCATGGCCATACCGCCGTATGAGTCGAGCAGCCGCCCCGACGGTACCCGCGACGAGCGGCCCATGTCGCGCACCGCACCCGTTTGTACCAGTTGCTGTTTGAGCGTTTCGTAATTCGTTGTCGAATCACCAATGTCAGGCATAAGCAGTACCTGGTCTTTGGCGTAGCCCAGCCGGTAATTCTGAATGTACTTCATCTGGTTGTAGACTATTGCCGTGCTGATAATGAGCACAATGGCAATGGCAAACTGCGTGATGACCAACACCTGCCGCAGCTTGCCGGTACGCATGGTCGAGGCAATCTGCCCTTTCAGGACGCCCAATGGCCGGAAGGAGGTGAGGAAGAACGCGGGGTAACTACCGGCCACCAAGCCGGTCAATAGTGTAATGCCGACGAGGACACTCAGAAAGATTGGGTCCAGCAATTGTTGAAACGATAACTGTTTCTGCGTGAAGGCGTTCAGCACTGGTAAACAGAGGATAAGCAATACTATCGCAATGCCCAGGGCAAATGTCACCAGGAGAATTGACTCGCTCAAAAACTGTCCAATGAGCTGGGAACGCAAAGCCCCTACAACCTTGCGCATCCCAACCTCTTTGGCCCGCCCTGCCGACCGGGCTGTTGCCAGATTCATGTAGTTGATGCAGGCAATGAGCAGAATGAATAAACCAATGGCCGAAAACAGATAAATATAACTCATGTCGCCGGTTGGTTCCACTTCGGAATCGGTATGCGACTTCAGGTGAATGTCGGTGAGTTTTTGCAGGTTCAGCACCGAAAAAGAGGATGCTTTACGCCCTTCTTCTGCTGGAACATACTTATCCTGAAAAGCGGGGAAAGCAGCTTCCATCCGCTGCGGATCACCGCCCGGCTTCAGGAGCACATAGGTGTTGAATGAGTTGTTGCTCCAATTGGTCCGAAGCCCTTCGGCACCATAAACGCGGGGGTCGTTGAAGGTGGAGAACGATAAGAGGAAGCTCGGGTGAAAATGCGATTGTGCGGGCAGCGGTTCATAAACCCCCGTAACGGTCAGGTCAAACTGATCATTCAGCCGAACGGTTTTGCCGACTGGCGATCCGGCGTTCCGGTTCTCGTTGCCGAAGTATTTCTCTGCCATTGGCCGGGAGAGCATAATCGAAAACGGATTTACGAGGGCCTGATCGGGGTTGCCGCTGATAAGGTCAAAGTCAAATACCTTGAACAGATTCGCTTCGGCAAAGAACATATCTTCTTCATTGAACGAGTGTTCACCGTATTTTATCAGCCCCCCGTTGTCGATGGTCCGCACCACTTGTTCCGCTTCGGGGAAATCCTGCTTGATGAGTGGCCCAAAGGGTGGCGCGGCCTGCGCCAGCCGCAGCGAAGCGGTGCCTTCCGTTGACAGAAACGTGCGCGTCAGGCGGTACGTCCGGTCGGCATGGGTGTTGTAGCGGTCATAACTCAACTCATCCTGCACATAAAGCGCTATAAGCAGGAAGCAGGCCAGCCCAACGGCAACGCCCGTAATGTTGATAAAACTGAATGATTTATGTTTCCGCAAGTTGCGAAAGGCGATGAGGAAATAATTGCGTAGCATAAATCAGGCAGGGTTGAGTATGTACAACATACTCGTATGCCAAATGCCGTACCAGAAAGATAAGTTGTTGATTTGTAGGTGATTTTCTTTGTGGTATATAAAACAAATGTCCGCAAACGGACGCCGGGCGTACAGTTGCGGACAAGTGGTATTAAGTAAATGGATAATGTAAAATGTACAATGAAAAACTACTGATTGCCCATCTGTAATCATTTCACATTATCCATTATCCATTTACCTAGCATCCATCTTTGGCTTTTGTCAAAAAGGATAAAATGTTCGTCTCAAAAGGGGACTTTAGTTCAATATTCCGGCGGGTTCCCTCATCGCTTTTGCGAACGGGCTCAATGATCAGGTGGTCGCCAAACCGCGCAAGTGCCAGCACCGACGATATTTCAATAGACACCACAGACCGGGTGGAGTCTGATACACCCTGAGTGACCAGTTTACCATTTCGGCGCAGATAGATTCGGAAAGGAATTTTTTCAAGGGCCGCCGTTTTCTTATCGGCCACAACCACTGATAACTGTCCTTTGCTGTAGATGGAAAAATTCGAGTAATTAGTGGGTTTGTCGTCCAGCAACAACGGGTTGCAGTAGAAATTAACCTCGTGAGCAGCCGCCGTTTTGGTTTGGCCAAACGCACTCATCGTCGACTGGAGCAGCGTGATCAACACGATCAATTGCCAGATTATTCGTTGTTGTTTCATAAGACTACACGTGTATGGTTTGCAAGTAGATACGGATCAATTAGTGAACCAAATGTAGCTCCTTGTTTTGTCGGAGTTGAAAAGGCGTTGTAAAATAATGTAAAGGAATTGTAAAAGACAGAGTTTGTCCTGGCGAGCGAGCATATAGACGCTGATTATAGGCTATTGGAGGAAGCTCTAGCACCATAGAAGAACTTTAATTGAATGAAAAAGTAGCCTAATCGCAACCTATGCTTTAGCTAAAGCATCTTCTCAAAAATAATTAGTATAGCAATACATACTGTTCTATGTTTCAGCGAATAAGAATTGTAGTGACCCTATTTAGTTGCTTGCTGACCGGTGTAAGCCTTGCCCAAACTGAGCGAAAATTATCGTCAACCTGCGCCTGTTCAACGGTTCTCGAAGAAACTATTGATAAGGTCAGTCGGATCTATGCTGGTTTTGATGATAAAGTCAACGCCCAAACCAAACCTCAATATGATCGACTCCTGCAACTGGTTCGGCAGCAGGCTAAACAAACGGACGCACAGGCTGCCTGT contains:
- a CDS encoding FtsX-like permease family protein → MRCRYRPDGFNTNMALIARPGRSVLHMLTNYIKIALRIFRKDSTFTLINVVGLATGLAVALLIIQYVRFELSYEQSNPLADRIVRLTIDYMNGGTVDAQDAENFPPIGAKAKREMNEVVNHTRAYAILKPNVTVQIGTNYFILNNAYAVDSSFFSMFNYPLLRGNRKDLFTRPRQVVLTETMALTHFKTLDVLGKTLKIPKSNGNVLAEIVGVVPDSPVNTHLKFDMLLSYPTMLSDFGEWEDNWNNNNTYTYVQLAEKATYEGFTKSLAAFSDRLVKDKKIINSKVIGQKIGDIHLYSHKTFEVEPNGEARSVYFLLGVAFLVLLSAFVNYVNLTTAKALDRAREIGMRKVVGSTQNQIRTQIFIETVLVNVVAGALAVGLVAALRPVFVEVAGLPEGFTVFRDVFFWESTGAFLLLSILLSGFYPAFVLSSFDPITVLKGSFSHSTKGILLRKSLVVFQFAITLILLVQTFVVYRQVNFLREQNLGLNLDHTLVVKAPVGNDARQDYGAFRQMLLDQAQVKAVSLSGTVPGLGSTQMGSTTGINLSDAVKKTSYNYHLTRIDTSFIGLMGLKLLAGKNFDATTRTGFSDTTVRQLIVNEETLRLWEIPTPAEAIGKRVDLWGHKATIRGVIKNYHYESPKAAFIPIIHLYSPNFDSFASVKFAGGNANEQLATLKKIYEANFPYSPFSYFFLDSEYDKQYKADERFQQVFGALTGFAILISCLGLFGLATFTVSKRTKEIGIRKVIGASTTNLMLLLSKDFIRTALLSILIGLPITYFLVKNWLANYAARIDLSWWLFAAPALFILLLVLVSIGSKTIATALMNPVKSLRSE
- a CDS encoding ABC transporter permease; translation: MLTNYLKIAIRNLLRSKSFSAINIVGLSVGMACCMSLLLYIRSELAYDKHQQHTNELYLMAQKTIIGKANKNPDSEMGSAASAPYAFALKSEFPEIEEAGRLWTNIIDDKALLQVRESGKTVKSFYETKGYQVDSTFFDLFSYQFTEGNVRTALSDQHSVVLSEEIARKLFGSVPALNKLIRIGGTSGNGEDFKVTGVYRDESARSHIDARFFLPISAGWVGSYLRDAKMDFCCNNMFVTYLKLRPGTDPAQLEAKFPAFMKKYASNDLKNVGFDKQLFLVPVSDLHLADQLGTVVTPTNSKTYLYILASIALFTLLIACINFMNLSTARSAKRAAEVGVRKVMGAERGSLIAQFLGESMVLSLLALLIALGLVMVFLPVFNQLTAKSLQFGELVEPRIILAFTALALLTGLLAGSYPAFYLSLFNPVQVLKGGVTNSRGANGKASNTLSAVTLRRSLAVFQFVISVGLVLSTLVIQEQMRFLRNTSLGFTQDQQIAIPLSSREAHAAYTAYHHEILQNNQVLGAAGTQFYPGIPNATDFLLYRPERGAMTGKSVETNWVDYDYLQTMGFKLLTGRLFSRQFPGDTTNRIIVNEATLREFQLPLTKAVGQKLNFDWQGETRHYEIVGVLKDFHFENLHQKIEPYCFLLSSQPNYNYIIVHTKTANMASILPFLEQKWKTLRPDEPFTYTFLNEDFQKNYVTEARTSRIVSYFTIISILISCLGLFGLAAFSAQQRTKEIGVRKVLGASVTNIILLLSKDFLTLVIVAILIASPIGWWAMNKWLQNFAYKIAIPWWIFGVAGGLALAIAFITVSFQSIKAAQMNPVKSLRSE
- a CDS encoding ABC transporter permease — encoded protein: MIRNYFKISWRNLMKNKVFSFINIVGLAVGISCCILIAAFVTNELSYDRYPTLANQIHRVELHLTENGGITDFSNVDAAVGPGIKAAFPEVLAVTRLLPWSQVFMRYQDKQFKEQSIAMADSNFLETFSIPMLEGDIKTALKEPGSVVVTKAFAQKYFGTSPAIGKALFFGKGQEVRKVTGVIDRIPGNTHFQFDAFLSMADLPTKSPTWSNVGYYTYLVLNKAADPKRLEAKFPQLVAKYVVPEIKVDMGVSMAEAQKSVHTFRFFLMPLTDIHLYSATKYELAANGDINSVYIFSILAIFILLLAIVNFTNLSTAGAAGRSKEIGIRKVMGSVKTQLIRQFLLESTLLTFIALLLAVFAVGLLLPSFNELAGKEISIRTLLSVQNLALLLVFGIFVGILAGAYPAFLLSFSKITTVLKGGSAVQTSRRSNLRSGLVVFQFAVSGTLIVATMVTYQQLHFMQNKKVGFDRDQVLVIQDSYMLGQNEPVFKQQLQQDSRVIQASLSGNIPVGMSNMDGSVIYAKRENDTKGHAEITTHIYHVDEDYLKTLGMELTEGRSFSKDFSTDSTATVINETAARELGLGNTSPIGKTIVRSGQHEFTIIGVVKDFHYASARQKIAPLMMLLGRNSGAIIVKVKAADMADVIASFRKQWEAFNPSAPFTYSFLDDRFAFLYKTEQKTSQLFTVFAVISIVIACLGLFGLAAFTAEQRTKEIGVRKVLGASVVSIIALLSKDFLKLVLIAIVLAVPIAWFAMDRWLNDFAYRIDLSWWLFALAGLLAVGIALLTVGFQSVKAALMDPVKSLRSE
- a CDS encoding ABC transporter permease, producing the protein MLRNYFLIAFRNLRKHKSFSFINITGVAVGLACFLLIALYVQDELSYDRYNTHADRTYRLTRTFLSTEGTASLRLAQAAPPFGPLIKQDFPEAEQVVRTIDNGGLIKYGEHSFNEEDMFFAEANLFKVFDFDLISGNPDQALVNPFSIMLSRPMAEKYFGNENRNAGSPVGKTVRLNDQFDLTVTGVYEPLPAQSHFHPSFLLSFSTFNDPRVYGAEGLRTNWSNNSFNTYVLLKPGGDPQRMEAAFPAFQDKYVPAEEGRKASSFSVLNLQKLTDIHLKSHTDSEVEPTGDMSYIYLFSAIGLFILLIACINYMNLATARSAGRAKEVGMRKVVGALRSQLIGQFLSESILLVTFALGIAIVLLILCLPVLNAFTQKQLSFQQLLDPIFLSVLVGITLLTGLVAGSYPAFFLTSFRPLGVLKGQIASTMRTGKLRQVLVITQFAIAIVLIISTAIVYNQMKYIQNYRLGYAKDQVLLMPDIGDSTTNYETLKQQLVQTGAVRDMGRSSRVPSGRLLDSYGGMAMKGDSMAPVKINLRGLRVDYDFIPAYQIGMAAGRNFSRAYSTDTSMIVLNETAARQLGWTPEQAIGKPFQYGPAKGQIIGVTKDYHFESLHQQVAALAMILTPRQLNWISIPLNGNVTASIQQVESVWKRYFPQRPFDYQFLDTRFDRLYAREQTQQTLFSIFAGVAILISCLGLFGLSMFMAEQRTKEIGIRKVLGASELSLVALFSQDFMKLVLVALVIASPVAWYAMHTWLSDFAYRTDIHWWVFLLAGGLTVLIALLTVSFQSVKAALMNPVKSLRSE